The genome window TAAACTTTATAATTCTTTTATTGATCACACCAATGATGGATTAGTGTTATTTAATTTGGAACAAAAGATATTAAAAGCGAATCAAGCATTTTATGATTTATTTGGATATACAAAACGAAAAGTCGTAGGGAAGAGGCTTGATGAATTAGAGCCCCAACTTAAGAAAGAACTGGAACATATCTTCAAGCAATTGAATCAGGGAATTAACATAAAGCGGTACGAAGGTATTTGGTATGCGGCAAATGGAGAACCTATCGATATTTCAATAAATTTCACACCTATTCCAGATGGCTTTGGAAAGATTATAGGGGTTGTCTCTATAGTGCAGGATATACGGGAGTTAGTTGAAACAAAAAGAGCGCTTCAAGAAAGTGAAGAGAGGTATCGGTTAATTGCAGACAATATGCACGATTTGATCCAAGTATTAAATAAGGATGGATTGATCGTCTATGCTTCTCCTTCACATAAGTTAATCCTAGGTATTTCTACTGAAAAGCTAGTTGGAACTAATGCTTTTGATCAAGTTCATCCTGATGATGCTCCAATCATGAAAAGAAAATTCAAGAAGATTTTTAATAAAAACTACATTTCTAATTTCGAATATCGGATACATAGTAAAAATAATCAGTGGTTATGGGTAGAGTCAAACTTGAGAGCGGTAAAAAATAATAATGGTGACATCTATCAAATCATATCTTCGACAAGGGACATATCTCGTAGAAAGAAAGTCGAAAATCGTTTAAAGCAAATGGCTTTTACGGACCATCTAACAGGCTTAACAAACCGAAGAGTTTTTCAACAAAAAGGTAGAAAGGCTCTTGCTGATGCAAAGCGAAAATCAGAAATGGTTGCTATTATGTACCTAGATGGGGACTATTTTAAAGAAATTAACGATAGGTTTGGGCATATGATTGGCGATGAGGTCCTAATTCTTCTCGGGGAACGACTAAAACAATCTATACGAGATAAAGATATTGTTGCAAGGATAGGTGGAGATGAGTTTGCTATTTTGATTCAAGATGTTGATTCGAATGAAGCTGTCGAAATCGTTGCAAAACGCATCATTCAAAATGTTATAGAACCATATAAGATTGAAGAGCATACGATAACCATGACAATGAGCATAGGGATCTCCATTTTTCCAACGCATGGGGTTAATATGAACGAATTGTTAAACCTTGCTGACCAAGCCCTTTATGAAGCGAAAAATAAAGGAAAAAACACGCTGGCTTTTTATGATCAAGTGAAAAAACAAACAAAGCAATGAGGAAAGGAAAATAAGAAAAGCATAATTGCACTAGACCATCTACGCTAACAATCAGTGGGGGACCCCACTGATAAGTTTCACTTTATGAAGAAGCCTTGCCAGATGGCAAGGCTTCAAATATTTATAATTAGGCAGTAACCTTGTTGTCTTTTTGGTAGAACTTGCGGATATATGGAAGTACGTAGTAGTCTAAACCGAATTTACCAGCGTTAGCACCAGCTACAGCAACGAAGATTGCTAGGAATACCATTTGAGCATTTGTGCTTACAGTTCCAGAGAATAGGAATGCGAAGTTCATAGTCATTCCCATAATGGTTGCAAAAGTAGTGAATATACCAGCGATAAGTGCAATACCTACTAATAATTCTCCCCACATGACTAGGAAGCTGAATAATCCGCTAGATGGGAGGGCTACGTTTTCTAAGAATGTTGCCCACCAGCCTTGAACTGCAGGATGGTCTCCGGTTGCTTTAC of Bacillaceae bacterium S4-13-56 contains these proteins:
- a CDS encoding diguanylate cyclase codes for the protein MELPNKLFVSQIQAYIQLGGIVTDAFFLMKVDRAGDLNDFSFRYYYINEQAMNLAQLTKDHIGKTIEYSMPAGDFAFLNEKYILVARNKESVTFSDSVVLSSGLYQTESSLIPIFDDNQEVEYILGITKNITENLMKSKNVRYMDKLYNSFIDHTNDGLVLFNLEQKILKANQAFYDLFGYTKRKVVGKRLDELEPQLKKELEHIFKQLNQGINIKRYEGIWYAANGEPIDISINFTPIPDGFGKIIGVVSIVQDIRELVETKRALQESEERYRLIADNMHDLIQVLNKDGLIVYASPSHKLILGISTEKLVGTNAFDQVHPDDAPIMKRKFKKIFNKNYISNFEYRIHSKNNQWLWVESNLRAVKNNNGDIYQIISSTRDISRRKKVENRLKQMAFTDHLTGLTNRRVFQQKGRKALADAKRKSEMVAIMYLDGDYFKEINDRFGHMIGDEVLILLGERLKQSIRDKDIVARIGGDEFAILIQDVDSNEAVEIVAKRIIQNVIEPYKIEEHTITMTMSIGISIFPTHGVNMNELLNLADQALYEAKNKGKNTLAFYDQVKKQTKQ
- a CDS encoding DoxX family protein, translated to MFVKFLRENNIAAAVLTVFRVYLGWQFLHAGWEKITGGEFDASGFIQGAIGKATGDHPAVQGWWATFLENVALPSSGLFSFLVMWGELLVGIALIAGIFTTFATIMGMTMNFAFLFSGTVSTNAQMVFLAIFVAVAGANAGKFGLDYYVLPYIRKFYQKDNKVTA